The Oculatellaceae cyanobacterium genomic interval CGCTAACTGATTCTATATTACCGTTGGTTTTCCGAGCAATATCTACAGCATAGACACCATCTGCTGGATTACCAATGGCAATGGATTTAGCAATAGTATTTGGTTTAACTGGTTTGATAAAATCCCGTTCTTCTCTGAAAGCTTCGGCGATAGGAGAACAACCATCTGCTTGCGCTCCACTAAAACGAACGTGCTTATCTGCAACCAGTCCGACTTTGATAAATTCTTGGAAACCTTTGTAAATCTTTGTAAATAAAGATCCAGATGCTAAGGGAGCAACAATATGATCTGGCAACTCCCAACCTAGCTGTTCAGCTACTTCATAACCCAAGGTTTTTGAACCCTCGGAATAGTAGGGGCGCAAATTGATATTGACAAATCCCCAGCCGTATGTATTAGCAACCTCAGAGCAGAGGCGATTAACTTGATCGTAATTTCCTTGAACAGCCATTAAAGTTGGGCTGTAGATTAAAGTACCTAAAATTTTACCTGCTTCCAGATCAGCAGGAATGAACACGCAACAGTCTAAACCTGCATAAGCTGCGATCGCCGCAGTAGAATTAGCTAAATTACCTGTACTTGCACAGGATACTGTCGTGAAACCCAATTCTTGCGCTCTAGTCAGAGCAACTGATACCACCCGATCCTTAAAACTCAAGGTGGGCATATTGACGGCATCATTTTTAATGTAAAGCTTTTTCAGACCCAGGCGACGTGCCAAACGATTAGAGCGTACTAAGGGAGTCATCCCTGTTCCAACATCAATAGGTGTATCAGTAGCAACTGGTAAGAAAGACTTGTAGCGCCAGATTGAATTTGGCCCTGCTTGAATACTTTCACGAGTTACGTGACGGCGTATAGCATCGTAGTCATAGCTAACTTCCAATGGGCCAAAACAATACTCACATACATGAATTGCTTTAGCTTCATACTCAGCACCACACTCTTTACAGTTAAGGGATGTAAAGGTTGCTGTTCCAGCTTTTAGAGGTTTAGTTGCCTGGGTCATGGGTATAGCTCTACTGATACGTCCGTCAACATTTCGCTGATAGTAACACAGGCAAAAATACCCGTCAAACATACCCGACTTTTTTTATCGGGTATAAATCAAACGCTTACAAATTCAGCATTTGATTTATCGGGTTACTCAGTTGGGAATAATAAAAGCAATAGCAATAAAGCTATACAAAAAAAATGAGTGGGGACTGATTTGCCACAATAGTATTAAGGTGATGCCAATAGCCGTATCCGGGGTATTTGTAATCTAAGGGGTGCGTAGGTATAGCCTGATTAAAAACAGCCAGAAACAATATAAGGAGATTTATATGTACGGCTTAGTGAACAAAGCTATTCAAGATATGGTATGCGAGCGCTTTGGAGTAGAAACTTGGGAGACAATTAAACAAAAGGCAGAAATCGAAGAAAGTGTTTTCCTAAGTATGGAAGCTTATCCCGATGACCTTACTCACAGGTTAGTAAAAGCAGCTAGCATGGTTTTGGGACTGTCTGCCTCCGATATTATGCAAGCCTTCGGGGAATATTGGATTTTATATACTGCCCAAGAAGGATACGGTGAGATGATGGAAATGAGTGGAGATAATCTACCAGATTTTCTCCAGGATCTTGATAATCTTCACACCCGTGTTGGTGTGATATTTCCGCAACTTAAGCCACCCTCCTTTGACTGTAGC includes:
- the thrC gene encoding threonine synthase — encoded protein: MTQATKPLKAGTATFTSLNCKECGAEYEAKAIHVCEYCFGPLEVSYDYDAIRRHVTRESIQAGPNSIWRYKSFLPVATDTPIDVGTGMTPLVRSNRLARRLGLKKLYIKNDAVNMPTLSFKDRVVSVALTRAQELGFTTVSCASTGNLANSTAAIAAYAGLDCCVFIPADLEAGKILGTLIYSPTLMAVQGNYDQVNRLCSEVANTYGWGFVNINLRPYYSEGSKTLGYEVAEQLGWELPDHIVAPLASGSLFTKIYKGFQEFIKVGLVADKHVRFSGAQADGCSPIAEAFREERDFIKPVKPNTIAKSIAIGNPADGVYAVDIARKTNGNIESVSDREIIEGMQLLAETEGIFTETAGGTTVAVLKKLVEAGKIDPEESTVIYITGNGLKTQEAVQGYVGEPLTIEAKLDSFERALERSRTLERLDWQQVLV
- a CDS encoding heme NO-binding domain-containing protein, translating into MYGLVNKAIQDMVCERFGVETWETIKQKAEIEESVFLSMEAYPDDLTHRLVKAASMVLGLSASDIMQAFGEYWILYTAQEGYGEMMEMSGDNLPDFLQDLDNLHTRVGVIFPQLKPPSFDCSEMEDESLNLHYHSHREGLAPMVLGLVKGIGAKFDTEVEITQTVNREEGADHDEFLIKYKPN